Proteins from one Candida orthopsilosis Co 90-125, chromosome 2 draft sequence genomic window:
- a CDS encoding Qcr10 protein (S. cerevisiae homolog QCR10 has ubiquinol-cytochrome-c reductase activity, has role in aerobic respiration, mitochondrial electron transport, ubiquinol to cytochrome c and localizes to mitochondrial respiratory chain complex III): MVSYVRGPAYKALSHFGKLNPPLVRSYIPDLIFWGAAAGAGVATFTEGWPLFQQTFYEKIPFFGQHWIHNPDPEDVPV, translated from the exons ATGGTTTCA TACGTTAGAGGTCCAGCTTACAAAGCTCTTTCACATTTTGGTAAATTAAACCCACCTTTGGTCAGATCATATATTCCAGATTTAATCTTTTGGGGTGCTGCTGCAGGTGCAGGTGTTGCTACTTTTACTGAAGGTTGGCCattatttcaacaaacatTTTATGAAAAAATTCCATTCTTTGGTCAACATTGGATCCATAATCCTGATCCAGAAGATGTTCCAGTTTAA
- a CDS encoding Rgd1 GTPase activator protein — translation MDDKKDQTNTGQNLTAGASSTTNSNLPKLSVSNSSLNTGTTLNSSGASTKYTANDSSKLLNDDKIKSILNSDSALDVLSERLKQSLSSAEEFSKFIKKKAQIEDDHYTQLKKFAGHIRTSMKNNSKNLKNDSLQSQMDKIIGFDESLSGVGSSYVTALNTMYDELTSLVHTITRSRKTIKDEYRRKDKECIDSISAAEKAKTRYNHLCEDLERLKNSDPSKKSFSLKNKTVEQQEDDLQRKVDLADQEYKSKVATCKKLKDEILVLHRPNNAKKLKNLILEMDIALNVQLQKYATYNETLIMNSGVLISPLQSTKSSMKAMASSIDNEKDLYKYLLEHGSKTTNKSLVPIEYHIHPSLVKAKDIGKPFLNNSDRNPSNSASNIKAAVSGNQWNNDKPKTNNYDSNNSSSSNTNIKSDSATSAPYSGIYAPPKQSTNTFSNDLPLNTGTTSDSYANNPPSGYSSLDPASQPSTPNLNGPKPFNSSASFKQPTFGVSIEEVIKFAGVDNVPLVVRRCIDVIESHGIDLVGIYRTSSNVNQVQKLRESIDSNFTNYLLIGKDIDESNVIDSDVFCVASLLKYYFANLPEPLVTSAASQSFIETVKLADEHLIHKKLHHLVFSLPDGAYFTLRALIFHLNKVAANESRNRMNAKSLAIIWGPVIFNNNSTSAQDLSFKSKVVEELMTIATDIFEVDEE, via the coding sequence ATGGATGATAAAAAAGATCAGACAAATACAGGACAGAATCTTACTGCAGGagcatcatcaaccacCAACTCAAATTTACCAAAGCTTAGTgtatccaattcatcattaaaCACTGGTACGACACTCAATAGTAGCGGTGCTTCTACCAAATACACAGCTAATGATTCATCCAAGCTACTCAATGATGACAAGATAAAGTCAATACTCAACAGTGATTCAGCACTTGATGTGCTTCTGGAACGTTTAAAACAAAGTTTATCGTCGGCAGAGGAATTCAGTAAATTTATTAAAAAGAAGGctcaaattgaagatgatcaTTATACccagttgaagaaatttgcTGGTCATATAAGGACTAGTATGAAGAATAATAGtaagaatttgaaaaatgacTCGTTACAGAGTCAAATGGATAAAATTATAGGATTTGATGAAAGCTTGTCGGGTGTCGGGTCAAGTTATGTGACTGCATTGAATACCATGTATGATGAATTGACTTCATTGGTGCATACTATTACCAGATCCAGAAAGACAATCAAGGATGAATATAGACGAAAAGATAAGGAATGCATTGATTCTATATCAGCAGCCGAAAAAGCCAAAACTAGATACAATCATTTATGTGAGGATTTAGAAAGGCTCAAGAACTCTGATCCGTCAAAGAAATCTTTCAGTTTAAAGAACAAAACTGTTGAACAACAAGAGGATGATTTACAAAGAAAGGTTGATCTTGCTGATCAAGAATATAAGTCTAAAGTTGCCACATGTAAAAAACTCAAGGATGAAATCTTAGTCTTGCATCGTCCAAATAATGccaaaaagttgaaaaatttaattttggaaatggaTATCGCTTTAAATGtacaacttcaaaagtATGCGACTTATAATGAAACTTTAATAATGAACTCAGGAGTATTAATTAGTCCTTTAcagtcaacaaaatcatcaatgaaggCAATGGCTAGTTCAATAGACAATGAAAAGGACTTGTACAAGTACTTGTTAGAACATGGCTCTAAAACTACCAACAAGTCCCTTGTCCCTATTGAATACCACATACACCCTTCATTAGTCAAAGCTAAGGATATTGGTAAaccatttttgaacaatagtGACAGAAATCCATCAAACAGTGCAAGTAATATAAAGGCTGCTGTATCTGGTAACCAATGGAACAACGATAAACCTAAAACAAATAACTACGACAGTAACAACAGCAGTAGTAGTAATACCAACATTAAGAGTGATTCGGCCACTTCAGCTCCATATTCAGGCATCTATGCTCCACCCAAACAAAGTACCAACACTTTTAGTAACGACTTGCCACTTAATACCGGTACCACCTCTGATTCATATGCCAACAATCCACCGCTGGGTTATTCTTCCTTAGATCCAGCTAGTCAaccatcaacaccaaaccTCAATGGACCAAAGCCTTTCAATTCAAGTGCATCTTTCAAACAACCTACATTTGGTGTATCCATAGAAGAAGTTATCAAGTTTGCCGGGGTGGACAATGTCCCCTTAGTTGTACGTAGATGCATTGACGTGATTGAATCACATGGAATTGATCTTGTTGGTATCTATCGAACAAGTTCTAATGTCAACCAAGTACAAAAATTACGTGAATCGATAGATTCAAACTTCACCAACTACTTGTTAATTGGTaaagatattgatgaatcaaatgttATTGACTCGGACGTATTTTGTGTCGCTTCTTTACTCAAGTAttattttgccaatttacCTGAACCTTTAGTTACATCAGCTGCATCCCAATCATTTATAGAGACGGTGAAATTGGCTGATGAACATTTAATTCACAAAAAGTTACATCATTTGGTGTTTAGTTTACCTGATGGTGCTTATTTCACTTTGAGAGCATTGattttccatttgaatAAAGTTGCAGCTAATGAATCAAGGAATAGAATGAATGCTAAATCATTGGCTATTATTTGGGGACCGgtaattttcaataataatTCAACTAGTGCTCAGGATCTTAGTTTCAAGAgtaaagttgttgaagagttgaTGACTATAGCCACTGAcatttttgaagttgatgaagagtaG
- a CDS encoding Mot1 protein (S. cerevisiae homolog MOT1 has role of nuclear rRNA large RNA polymerase I transcript, regulation of RNA polymerase II preinitiation complex assembly, rRNA processing), translating to MSRLDRLVVLLETGSTSFIRNTAADQLSDLAKAHPEDILNLLARVCPFFKSPKWETRIAAARAFGGIVNNAPLWDPNSQEQIKQENDAETLVKREVEDSLAYETKNFIKQEAHEEVKIKIEQDLELNKLDDSISNLLSFNNFDLNELIKSGTTLLASKSDNTLNCDDEVSEDDRTLIGRIKRHRASILPKQESLDADADADVESAANTGDSTKIKTEPSSDPLIKQEPLYGYADELVSSDASTPNTSRPSLDTPSKPVSSARLKAIQKRKAKFNAKSGSNKLKQVDISQSSISRQMVENGDVMDIDSDNNGNTHPQFDLTSQQGGEKLVVEAKVEEISPLLSLHNKVTGLIWLFQGVYELLLADLFDDKWEIRHGAALGLRELIRVHGKGAGRIMNKTKEENDHNNALTLEDLAVRLCILFVLDRFGDYVSDTVVAPVRESSAQTLAALLIHLDDKTVIKTFDCLYTMTLQEGLPPPKCWEAKHGGMLGVRYLVSVRTDVLLNKPDMFDRVLNMVLHGLQESDDDVQSVAALTLTPIASEVVSTRKTVIQSLLSVIWDCLVNLRDDLSASIGSVMDLLAKLCSHKEVIDIIQRDAAKDDRYSFKHLVPRLYPFLRHSITNVRKAVLRTILEFLSITEENITKTWIDTKTIRLIFQNLLVEQNSDVLQLSITVYSRLLEEINKYNMDLDNLFVVQSSDLLTLTLTPIGIARSNFQMDTRLIMRPSGQMVGSLDEDEDSRRRRLKKRGRQQSQAQEPITVEDNGIPMEDLKINIDAPVYKGDVMLIGFEKMIATRCAAASAFGKTLVLIKDQTTLSQVLQNLSLYFDSPFETSRLLSAFIVEEFATSAKDQEHKPDEATIAILADTLTSTLQNPTTLPYFRELIPSLKAVRTSCLQLFDCFVSTARLSPSKIPQIPILVQGETDAGPNAFTLESAEKITGDVFEKLKKSLSNNHRLVANQALEDAKHRVTLAVDECKSLINSKSTAILASYAGAALALSGIPKKLNPIIKSLMESIKLEDSLVLQKKSVFSVGSLIRQLNETGKRNVADKIIKNLCAFLCVDTAEVPEFHHNVGFKTNILSLRKEEGASDHADAAAHERAVHEARIKRRGALLVLEEIILIYKENLFTEVPKLKELMIGPLKELATSNSDEIVRDEFKGQSIIDALGILKALLPKIDKSLHPEITEHLELLLPGLKSEYSVFRYSTAKCFATICSVAPTKAFTFLVNSILPMLKNAGSIIERQGAIETIYHISAVMGASILPYVMFLIVPVLGRMSDSDHDVRVLATTTFASIIKLVPLEAGIPDPEDMPQELLEGRERERDFISQMMDPTKIKSFDLPVSIKATLRKYQQEGVNWLAFLNKYHLHGILCDDMGLGKTLQTICIISSDHHIRAEKYAETGAVEYRRLPSLVICPPSLTGHWEQEINQYAPFMKVLVYAGNPSIRTPLRSQLPHVDVVVTSYDVSRNDVEYLSSLDYNYCVLDEGHIIKNANSKLSKSVKQIRAEHRLILSGTPIQNNVLELWSLFDFLMPGFLGTEKVFHEKFAKPIAASRNSKTSSKEQEAGALALESLHKQVLPFMLRRLKEDVLSDLPPKIIQDYYCELSELQKKLYKDFAKNEKESIKNDVSSAEKEGKTHVFQALQYMRKLCNHPALVVSPNHPKYVDVENFLASRNSQLRNIEHSPKLQSLRTLLLECGIGTQDSDYGKSKQKKTNDALMPLEGVISEHRALIFCQLKDMLDIVENDLLKKYLPSVTYMRLDGSTDPRNRQAIVRKFNDDPSIDVLLLTTKVGGLGLNLTGADTVIFVEHDWNPMNDLQAMDRAHRLGQKKVVNVYRLITKDTLEEKIMGLQKFKMNIASTIVNQQNAGLQSMDTNQLLDLFDVDDSGVKMEEGFNNDDSGANGNGNGPGLGNSGANVTEELTGGLTGKAAGAVGELAELWDEKQYEDEYNLDNFIKTLK from the coding sequence ATGTCCAGATTAGATAGATTAGTTGTGCTACTAGAGACAGGGTCAACATCATTTATCAGAAATACGGCTGCTGACCAGCTATCAGACTTGGCCAAAGCTCATCCTGAGGATATTTTAAACTTGCTTGCCAGGGTGTGTCCTTTTTTTAAATCTCCTAAATGGGAAACTAGAATAGCTGCTGCACGAGCGTTTGGAGGAATTGTAAATAATGCACCATTATGGGATCCAAATTCACAAGAACAAATTAAACAAGAGAATGATGCTGAGACCTTGGTTAAAAGGGAAGTTGAGGATAGTCTAGCTTATGAGACAAAGAATTTTATTAAACAAGAGGCTCATGAGGAAGTGaagatcaaaattgaacaagatttagaattgaataaactAGATGACTCcatatcaaatttgttgctgtttaataattttgatttgaatgaattgattaaaaGTGGAACAACGTTATTGGCTTCGAAGTCAGATAATACTTTAAATTGTGATGACGAAGTTAGTGAGGATGATAGGACTCTAATTGGTAGGATAAAGAGACATAGAGCTAGTATACTACCGAAACAAGAATCACTTGATGCAGATGCAGATGCAGATGTTGAAAGCGCTGCAAATACTGGAGACTCGactaaaatcaaaactgaGCCTAGTTCCGACCCATTGATTAAGCAGGAGCCGTTATATGGATACGCAGATGAGTTAGTATCGTCTGATGCGTCTACACCAAACACTTCAAGGCCGCTGCTTGACACTCCTTCAAAACCGGTGTCGAGTGCTAGGTTAAAAGCTATacagaaaagaaaagctaAATTCAATGCCAAATCTGGttccaacaaattgaaacaagtgGATATCTCTCAAAGTTCTATATCCAGACAAATGGTTGAAAATGGCGATGTAATGGATATCGATTCTGATAATAATGGAAATACTCATCCACAGTTTGACTTGACTTCACAACAAGGTGGAGaaaaattggttgttgaagctaaagttgaagaaatttcaCCTTTACTTTCGTTGCACAATAAGGTGACTGGTTTAATCTGGCTTTTTCAAGGTGTTTATGAGTTGTTATTAGCAgacttgtttgatgataaatGGGAAATCAGACATGGGGCAGCATTGGGACTTCGTGAACTTATCAGAGTTCATGGTAAAGGAGCAGGAAGAATCATGAATAAGActaaagaagaaaatgatcATAATAATGCTTTGACTTTGGAGGATTTGGCGGTTCGTTTATGCATCTTGTTTGTTCTTGATAGGTTTGGTGATTATGTTTCTGATACCGTTGTTGCACCCGTGAGAGAGTCCAGTGCACAAACATTAGCGGCACTTTTGATCCATTTGGATGATAAGACAGTGATTAAGACTTTTGATTGTTTATACACAATGACATTACAAGAAGGgttaccaccaccaaagtGTTGGGAAGCTAAACATGGAGGTATGTTGGGTGTTCGTTATCTTGTTAGTGTACGAACTGATGTTTTACTCAACAAGCCTGACATGTTTGATCGAGTGTTGAACATGGTTCTCCATGGGCTTCAAGAAAGCGATGATGATGTGCAGTCAGTCGCAGCATTGACTTTAACGCCCATCGCGTCGGAGGTTGTCTCGACGAGAAAAACTGTCATTCAATCGTTATTATCGGTAATTTGGGATTGTTTGGTTAATTTAAGGGATGATTTATCAGCTTCTATTGGGTCGGTTATGGATTTATTGGCAAAGTTGTGTAGCCATAAAGAAGTTATTGATATAATTCAACGTGATGCTGCTAAAGATGACAGATATTCTTTCAAGCACTTGGTGCCTAGATTGTACCCATTTTTGAGACATTCAATTACGAATGTGAGAAAAGCAGTTTTGAGAACCATCTTGGAATTCTTGTCAATAACAGAAGAGAATATCACAAAAACCTGGATTGATACAAAGACAATTAGACTTATTTTTCAGAATTTATTGGTTGAGCAAAACTCTGACGTTTTGCAATTGTCAATTACAGTTTATAGCAGGTTGTTGGAAGAGATTAACAAGTACAACATGGATTTGGACAATTTATTTGTTGTGCAGTCACTGGATTTATTGACCTTGACTTTGACACCAATTGGAATAGCAAGACTGAACTTCCAAATGGATACAAGATTGATAATGAGGCCATCAGGTCAAATGGTGGGTTCATTagatgaggatgaagaCAGTCGTCGTCGTCGCTTGAAGAAACGTGGCAGACAACAATCACAAGCACAAGAGCCAATTACAGTCGAAGATAATGGTATACCAAtggaagatttgaaaattaatATTGATGCACCAGTGTACAAAGGAGATGTAATGCTCATTGGATTTGAGAAAATGATTGCTACTCGATGTGCTGCTGCTAGTGCTTTTGGTAAGACTTTAGTCTTAATAAAGGATCAAACTACTTTGAGCCAAGTACTtcaaaatttatcattGTATTTTGACTCGCCTTTTGAGACCTCCAGGTTATTAAGTGCttttattgttgaagaatttgctACATCGGCAAAGGATCAGGAGCATAAGCCAGATGAAGCAACTATCGCAATACTTGCAGACACATTAACGTCAACACTTCAAAATCCAACCACACTACCATACTTTCGTGAGTTGATACCTTCACTCAAAGCTGTACGAACTTCATGTTTACAgttgtttgattgttttgtttcaaccGCTAGGTTATCACCATCGAAAATACCACAAATACCGATACTTGTACAAGGTGAAACTGATGCGGGTCCAAATGCGTTTACTTTAGAAAGTGCAGAAAAGATTACTGGTGATGTTTTCgaaaaattaaagaagAGTTTATCGAATAATCACCGGTTGGTAGCAAATCAGGCATTGGAAGATGCCAAGCATAGAGTCACGcttgctgttgatgaatgCAAAAGCTTGATAAATTCGAAAAGTACTGCTATCTTGGCATCTTATGCTGGTGCTGCTTTGGCTTTATCTGGTATAccaaagaagttgaatccaatcatcaaatcattgatggAAAGTATCAAGTTGGAGGATTCTCTcgtgttgcaaaagaaatcaGTGTTTTCAGTTGGTAGTTTAATCCGccaattgaatgaaacCGGCAAGAGAAATGTTGCtgataaaatcatcaagaatTTATGTGCATTTTTGTGCGTTGATACTGCTGAGGTGCCCGAGTTTCATCATAATGTTGGCTTCAAGACTAATATTCTATCATTAcgaaaagaagaaggggCCAGTGATCATGCTGATGCGGCAGCTCATGAGAGAGCAGTTCATGAAGCAAGAATCAAACGTCGTGGTGCTTTGCTTGTACTTGAGGAGATAATACTCATCTACAAGGAAAACTTGTTCACTGAGGTGCCCAAGTTGAAGGAATTAATGATTGGGCcattgaaagaattggcCACGTCGAATAGTGACGAAATAGTCAGGGATGAATTTAAAGGACAGAGTATAATTGATGCTTTGGGTATACTTAAGGCATTATTGCccaaaattgacaaatcaTTACATCCTGAAATTACTGAGCATTTGGAGCTTTTGTTACCAGGATTAAAGTCAGAGTACTCTGTTTTCCGTTATTCAACTGCTAAATGTTTTGCCACGATATGTTCAGTTGCTCCAACTAAAGCATTTACGTTTTTAGTTAATTCAATCTTgccaatgttgaagaatgcCGGCAGCATAATTGAAAGACAAGGAGCTATTGAAACCATATATCATATTTCTGCTGTAATGGGTGCTAGCATTTTACCCTACGTTATGTTTTTAATTGTGCCAGTATTGGGAAGAATGAGTGATTCTGATCATGATGTACGAGTACTTGCTACTACTACATTTGCCTCAATCATTAAATTGGTACCATTGGAAGCTGGTATTCCTGATCCCGAGGACATGCCACAAGAGTTATTGGAAGGTAGAGAAAGAGAACGTGATTTCATATCACAAATGATGGATCCAACGAAGattaaatcttttgatttaccaGTATCAATTAAAGCAACATTGCGTAAGTATCAACAAGAAGGTGTTAATTGGTTGGcttttttgaacaagtacCATTTACATGGAATATTATGTGATGATATGGGGTTAGGTAAGACATTACAGACTATCTGTATCATCTCCTCGGATCATCACATTAGAGCCGAAAAGTATGCCGAGACTGGTGCCGTCGAATATAGGAGATTACCGTCGTTGGTGATTTGTCCACCATCCTTGACTGGTCACTGGGAACAAGAAATTAATCAGTATGCACCATTTATGAAGGTGTTAGTTTATGCTGGTAATCCAAGTATCAGAACGCCATTGAGAAGTCAATTACCCCATGTGGATGTTGTTGTCACATCATATGATGTTTCTCGTAATGATGTCGAGTATTTGAGCTCATTGGATTACAATTATTGTGTCTTGGATGAGGGCCATATCATCAAGAATGCAAATTccaaactttcaaaatcagtAAAACAAATTCGAGCTGAACATAGATTGATCTTATCTGGTACGCCGattcaaaacaatgtaTTGGAATTGTGGTcgttatttgattttttaaTGCCCGGATTTTTGGGTACagaaaaagttttccaTGAGAAATTTGCCAAACCAATTGCAGCAAGTAGGAATAGTAAGACATCATCCAAGGAACAAGAAGCTGGTGCATTGGCACTTGAATCTTTACATAAGCAAGTGTTGCCATTTATGTTGCGTCGTCTTAAAGAAGACGTTCTTTCTGACTTGCCACCAAAAATCATCCAAGATTATTATTGTGAGTTAAGtgagttgcaaaagaagttgTATAAGGACTTTGCCAAAAACGAAAAAGAGAGTATCAAGAATGATGTATCATCGGCTGAAAAGGAGGGTAAGACACATGTATTCCAAGCGTTGCAATATATGAGAAAATTATGTAATCATCCAGCATTGGTTGTATCACCAAACCATCCCAAatatgttgatgttgaaaatttcctTGCTTCAAGAAATTCGCAGTTGAGAAATATTGAGCATTCACCAAAATTGCAATCATTAAGAACTTTATTACTAGAGTGTGGAATTGGAACTCAAGATTCTGATTATGGCAAATCgaagcaaaagaaaaccAATGATGCGCTTATGCCTCTTGAAGGGGTCATTTCAGAACATCGTGCTTTAATCTTCTGTCAATTAAAGGATATGTtggatattgttgaaaatgactTGTTAAAGAAATACCTTCCCTCAGTGACGTACATGAGATTGGATGGTAGTACAGATCCAAGAAATCGTCAAGCTATTGTACgtaaattcaatgatgatcCGTCAATTGATGTGTTACTTTTGACTACTAAAGTTGGTGGTTTAGGTTTGAATTTAACTGGTGCTGATACTGTCATCTTCGTTGAACATGATTGGAATCCAATGAATGATTTACAGGCAATGGATAGAGCTCATAGGTTGGGTCAGAAAAAGGTTGTTAATGTCTATCGATTGATCACTAAGGATACCcttgaagaaaagattatGGGTTTAcagaaattcaaaatgaatATTGCTTCAACTATTGTCAACCAGCAAAATGCCGGGTTACAATCAATGGATACgaatcaattgttggacttgtttgatgttgatgatagtGGAGTTAAGATGGAAGAGGGTTTTAATAATGATGACAGTGGAGCAAATGGAAATGGAAATGGACCAGGCCTCGGAAATAGTGGTGCCAACGTGACAGAGGAACTTACTGGTGGTTTGACTGGTAAAGCAGCTGGTGCTGTTGGAGAATTGGCTGAATTGTGGGATGAGAAACAATATGAAGACGAATACAATCTTgacaattttatcaaaacattgaaGTAA
- a CDS encoding Rim2 mitochondrial carrier protein, with translation MALSPKDQDKLRSLERDAEEAYKYMASDEQSSTFKDKELIYELDAAAPKHITSTRITRSEIKETKPWVHFVAGGIGGTVGAVITCPLDVVKTRLQSDVYHNVYNTTVKSGNPIKQAFQHLAETGSALRGMYVNEGVRSLFKGLGPNLVGVIPARSINFFTYGATKDFLIRNFGTSTNNEKTEQTWMHLVSGINAGFVTSTATNPIWLIKTRLQLDKSKSKIYKNSWDCLKHVVKNEGFFSLYRGLSASYLGGIESTIQWVLYEQMRMFINKRSLKIHGTDPTNKTTKDHIMEWSARSGAAGLAKFLASLITYPHEVVRTRLRQAPLESTGKPKYTGLIQCFKLVFKEEGFASMYGGLTPHLLRTVPNSIIMFGTWELVVRLLS, from the coding sequence ATGGCCCTATCTCCCAAAGATCAAGATAAACTAAGAAGTTTGGAAAGAGATGCCGAAGAAGCATATAAATACATGGCTTCCGATGAGCAGTCATCTACATTCAAAGATAAGGAACTAATATATGAGCTTGATGCAGCAGCTCCGAAACATATTACATCCACAAGAATCACTAGATCCGAAATAAAAGAGACTAAACCGTGGGTACATTTCGTTGCTGGAGGAATTGGTGGTACTGTAGGTGCAGTTATCACATGCCCACTTGATGTTGTCAAGACAAGACTACAATCTGATGTATACCATAATGTTTACAACACTACTGTCAAATCTGGGAACCCTATAAAACAAGCGTTTCAGCATTTAGCAGAAACTGGAAGTGCATTAAGAGGAATGTATGTCAATGAAGGGGTAAGGTCATTGTTTAAAGGTCTAGGACCAAATTTAGTTGGTGTAATACCGGCTAGATCAATTAATTTCTTCACATATGGAGCCACTAAGGACTTTTTGATACGAAATTTTGGAACTTCAACTAATAATGAAAAAACTGAACAAACTTGGATGCATTTGGTTTCCGGTATAAATGCAGGATTTGTAACTTCAACGGCAACAAACCCCATTTGGTTGATTAAAACAAGACTACAATTGGATAAATCCAAACTgaaaatatacaaaaattCATGGGATTGTTTAAAACATGTTGTTAAAAATGAAGGTTTTTTCAGTTTATATCGAGGATTAAGTGCATCCTACTTGGGTGGAATTGAAAGTACGATACAATGGGTGTTATATGAACAAATGAGAATGTTTATAAACAAGAGATCATTAAAAATCCATGGAACTGATccaacaaacaaaactaCTAAAGATCACATTATGGAATGGTCAGCTAGATCAGGAGCTGCTGGGTTAGCCAAGTTTTTGGCCAGTTTGATAACGTATCCTCATGAAGTTGTTAGAACAAGGTTAAGACAAGCGCCATTAGAAAGTACTGGTAAACCAAAATATACGGGATTGATtcaatgtttcaaattggtgttcaaagaagaagggtTTGCCAGTATGTACGGTGGTTTAACGCCTCACTTGCTTAGAACTGTACCTAATTCAATTATTATGTTTGGAACGTGGGAATTAGTTGTGAGATTGTTGTCATGA
- a CDS encoding Med8 protein (S. cerevisiae homolog MED8 has RNA polymerase II transcription mediator activity, has role in transcription from RNA polymerase II promoter and to mediator complex) produces the protein MNHTPVPSTPTAPVQLDFSQIPLDALESIRNRLNQIHVSLRKLSDQINAHNRHPTKIKLPTFTHFQNQFQVLITQLTSIANVLYNNEELLLRTNVYPTINFPTSQHEGLLTTLLRKKALPEVDEWINSSITTIEKLQEKGPVDFEKEDEYVAWSLMKMQELRDEFQFYGFHTVEELEYIETPEGKSEAKSKKVEENAREEAESKITRGGKKGLHPNQVMRYLCQGQT, from the coding sequence ATGAATCACACACCTGTACCTTCAACTCCAACAGCTCCAGTCCAATTAGACTTTAGTCAAATACCACTAGACGCTCTTGAATCCATTCGTAATAGACTTAATCAAATCCATGTCTCACTACGAAAGCTATCGGACCAAATTAATGCCCACAACAGACATCCCACCAAAATCAAGTTACCTACATTTACACACtttcaaaaccaatttcaagttCTTATAACTCAACTAACTTCAATTGCCAATGTGTTGTATAACAATGAGGAGCTCCTTTTGAGAACAAACGTTTATCCTACGATAAACTTCCCAACAAGTCAACATGAAGGGTTGTTAACTACTTTATTACGAAAGAAGGCACTTCCGGAAGTGGATGAGTGGATCAACTCGTCAATAACgacaattgaaaaattacaagaaaAGGGGCCGGTGGATTTCGAGAAAGAAGACGAATATGTGGCTTGGAGTCTCATGAAGATGCAGGAGTTACGCgatgaatttcaattctATGGCTTCCATACCGTGGAAGAGTTGGAATACATAGAAACTCCCGAAGGCAAATCAGAAGCCAAGCTGAAAAAAGTGGAAGAAAACGCCAGAGAAGAAGCTGAAAGCAAGATCACGCGTGGTGGTAAGAAAGGATTACATCCGAATCAAGTCATGAGATACCTATGTCAAGGACAGACATGA